Proteins encoded by one window of Candidatus Megaera polyxenophila:
- a CDS encoding integrase, whose product MAFEPAKVVSEYKTEIEELKSQNDELAKALGKATIERDWALGKLNGLDIANKRDLVDSKLKELSMARQCELLKINRSMLYYQPQIMSLYNKKIMDRIDEIYTDNPEYGYRFIYKSLLEEGLNIGRDRTLKYMGIMGIEAIYPKKKKSISMQNKDHKIYPYLLEPYWQIYNGSRSVYVPRSNEVWSGDITYIRTPIGFMYMAAIIDWHSKAILSYKLSNSMDASLVTSILEDALSKYPPPLIFNSDQGSQYTGSEHIKILEKYGIQISMNGKGRSIDNIVMERFFKTLKYNCIFINEFNNISELREGINIYVDKYNNRRFHSSIGYKKPMDVYLNALQNAA is encoded by the coding sequence ATGGCTTTTGAGCCGGCAAAAGTAGTCAGTGAGTACAAAACAGAAATTGAGGAGTTAAAATCTCAAAATGATGAATTAGCAAAAGCTCTGGGGAAGGCTACAATAGAGAGGGACTGGGCGTTGGGAAAGCTAAACGGCTTGGATATAGCAAATAAACGAGATCTTGTCGATTCCAAGCTGAAAGAATTATCAATGGCAAGACAATGCGAATTATTGAAGATAAATAGATCTATGCTTTATTATCAGCCCCAAATAATGAGCTTATACAACAAAAAGATTATGGATAGAATAGATGAAATATATACAGATAATCCAGAGTATGGTTATCGTTTTATTTATAAATCTTTATTAGAGGAAGGATTAAATATTGGTAGAGATCGTACTCTCAAATACATGGGTATTATGGGTATAGAGGCTATTTATCCAAAGAAAAAGAAATCTATCTCTATGCAGAATAAAGATCATAAGATATATCCATATCTCCTTGAGCCTTATTGGCAAATATATAACGGTAGTCGGTCTGTATACGTACCAAGATCAAATGAAGTATGGAGCGGGGATATAACATACATTAGAACCCCGATAGGCTTTATGTATATGGCAGCAATTATAGATTGGCACAGTAAAGCTATATTGAGTTATAAACTGTCAAATTCAATGGATGCAAGCCTTGTAACGAGTATTTTAGAAGACGCTCTTAGTAAGTACCCACCTCCGCTGATATTCAATAGTGATCAAGGTAGTCAGTATACCGGCTCAGAACATATAAAAATACTCGAGAAATACGGTATACAAATCTCTATGAACGGTAAAGGCAGAAGCATCGATAACATTGTTATGGAGAGATTTTTTAAGACTCTAAAATATAATTGTATATTTATAAATGAATTTAACAATATCTCAGAACTTAGGGAGGGGATTAACATATATGTAGATAAATATAATAATAGAAGATTTCATTCTAGTATTGGTTATAAAAAACCTATGGATGTTTATCTCAATGCATTACAAAATGCAGCATGA
- a CDS encoding integrase has protein sequence MQHDNRKQNLQKFVLIFQSTISKKYEITPKTIQNWKKHFLSNASMAFEPAKVVSEYKTEIEELKSQNDELAKALGKATIERDWALGRVIVKCCV, from the coding sequence ATGCAGCATGATAATAGGAAACAAAATCTACAAAAATTTGTCTTGATTTTTCAGTCCACTATATCAAAGAAATATGAAATTACTCCAAAGACTATTCAAAATTGGAAGAAGCATTTTTTAAGTAATGCATCAATGGCTTTTGAGCCGGCAAAAGTAGTCAGTGAGTACAAAACAGAAATTGAGGAGTTAAAATCTCAAAATGATGAATTAGCAAAAGCTCTGGGGAAGGCTACAATAGAGAGGGACTGGGCGTTGGGAAGAGTTATTGTCAAATGTTGTGTATGA